The Flaviramulus sp. BrNp1-15 genome has a window encoding:
- a CDS encoding DUF5367 family protein, with protein MKLKRAILIGVIIWIIAILFYTISSSISAFELENLSNLVLFIVIMPLVWFGSSYYYKKDKTTHGYLVGQTMLLTAVVLDALITVPFFILPNGGSYYSFFTSLGFWIIAFEFLLVAVLYWYTRVYPNNFKNHQS; from the coding sequence ATGAAACTAAAACGTGCAATTTTAATAGGAGTAATCATTTGGATTATTGCTATCCTGTTTTACACAATTTCAAGTAGTATTTCTGCTTTTGAACTAGAAAACCTATCAAATCTGGTGTTATTTATAGTCATAATGCCTTTAGTTTGGTTTGGATCTTCATATTATTATAAAAAAGATAAAACAACCCATGGTTATTTAGTAGGGCAAACTATGTTATTAACCGCAGTTGTCTTAGATGCTCTAATTACCGTTCCTTTTTTCATCTTACCAAATGGAGGAAGCTATTATAGCTTTTTCACCTCATTAGGATTCTGGATAATTGCATTTGAGTTTTTATTAGTAGCCGTTTTATACTGGTATACTCGAGTATATCCTAACAATTTTAAAAATCATCAATCATAA
- a CDS encoding NAD(P)H-binding protein — translation MKSKNNILVIGGTGKTGRKVAQKLIELGHNVRIGSRLATPSFNWDNSENWTEAMQGIDNIYITFQPDLAVPGALDAIEELTKKAKSCNVKKLVLLSGKGEREAELCEQVIIHSGLDYTIVRASWFNQNFNESFLLEPILEGFVALPKAEVKTPFVDTDDIADVAVEALLHDKHNSKTYQLTGSKAITFKEAIEAIAKASNRNIIFTPIDLSTYIENLKQQGIPSDFVWLIEYLFSEVLGNPNNSKITNDIELVLGRKPIEFTDYTKETVKTGVWNPKKQIIIN, via the coding sequence ATGAAAAGCAAAAACAACATTTTAGTCATTGGCGGAACTGGTAAAACAGGACGTAAGGTGGCGCAGAAATTAATTGAATTAGGTCATAATGTAAGAATTGGTTCAAGATTAGCTACACCATCATTTAACTGGGATAATTCTGAAAATTGGACTGAAGCTATGCAGGGTATAGACAATATATATATCACTTTTCAACCAGATTTAGCAGTTCCAGGTGCATTAGATGCTATTGAAGAATTGACTAAAAAAGCAAAAAGCTGTAATGTGAAAAAGTTAGTGCTTCTATCGGGAAAAGGAGAACGAGAAGCCGAACTTTGTGAGCAAGTCATCATTCATTCTGGTTTAGATTATACTATAGTAAGAGCAAGTTGGTTTAACCAGAATTTCAATGAAAGTTTTTTGCTAGAACCTATCCTTGAAGGTTTTGTAGCATTACCAAAGGCTGAAGTAAAAACACCATTTGTTGATACAGATGATATTGCTGATGTAGCGGTTGAAGCTCTATTACATGACAAGCACAATAGTAAAACATATCAGCTTACGGGCTCAAAAGCTATAACGTTTAAAGAAGCTATAGAAGCAATAGCTAAAGCTAGTAATAGAAATATAATTTTCACACCAATTGATTTATCAACATATATTGAAAATTTGAAACAACAAGGCATTCCATCAGACTTTGTCTGGTTAATTGAATACTTATTCTCAGAAGTTTTAGGCAATCCAAACAATTCTAAAATTACAAACGATATAGAATTAGTATTAGGGAGAAAACCCATTGAATTTACAGATTATACTAAGGAAACTGTTAAAACTGGAGTTTGGAATCCTAAAAAACAAATAATAATTAATTAA
- a CDS encoding 5-carboxymethyl-2-hydroxymuconate Delta-isomerase, which produces MPHFVIDCSKNIIALKSPEEIMQTVYDTAALSSLFKREDIKVRINPFKYYNIGEEKKSFIHIFANIMEGRTTSQKSKLSKSIITKLKLIFPNVPIISMNIRDFEEATYCNKLMI; this is translated from the coding sequence ATGCCACACTTTGTAATAGATTGCTCAAAAAATATTATAGCTTTGAAATCTCCCGAAGAGATTATGCAAACCGTATATGATACCGCAGCATTATCAAGTCTTTTTAAAAGAGAGGATATAAAAGTTAGAATTAACCCTTTTAAATACTACAATATTGGAGAAGAAAAAAAAAGCTTTATTCACATATTTGCTAATATAATGGAAGGAAGAACTACTTCTCAAAAAAGTAAACTTTCAAAAAGTATTATCACTAAATTGAAATTAATATTTCCAAATGTTCCAATTATTTCTATGAATATTAGAGATTTTGAAGAAGCAACATATTGCAATAAACTAATGATTTAA
- a CDS encoding 1-phosphofructokinase family hexose kinase translates to MKVITLTLNPALDKNAKIDGLVPGSKLRCHSIRHQPGGGGINVSRLLKRLELGSYCVYPSGGDTGTYLTALLKEEGLVPHPVKIKDWIRENLSIVDTKTNLQYRFGMPGNELSDNELESIKTDVSKHLDTGDFLILSGSLATNLPENFYSELIQYFSHKKPKILVDTSGPALLKALEHPVYLIKPNQRELAQLAGKEFLSNIEQENFAKELVNTGKAKYVAVSLGAKGAFLACKEGVFYQSTPSVQVKSTIGAGDSMVAGLIYGINKGYKPNDILKMGVACGVATIMSEGTSLASPENIQKALQLMSS, encoded by the coding sequence ATGAAAGTAATTACACTCACATTAAACCCCGCTTTAGATAAAAATGCAAAAATTGACGGGTTAGTTCCTGGAAGTAAATTAAGATGTCATTCCATTCGGCATCAACCTGGTGGAGGCGGAATTAATGTATCAAGACTTTTAAAAAGATTAGAATTAGGTAGTTATTGCGTTTATCCATCTGGCGGAGATACTGGTACTTATTTAACAGCATTACTTAAAGAAGAAGGTCTTGTACCTCATCCAGTTAAAATAAAAGATTGGATTCGTGAAAACTTATCTATTGTAGATACAAAAACTAATTTACAATACCGTTTTGGTATGCCAGGGAATGAACTTTCTGATAATGAACTAGAATCAATCAAAACAGACGTTTCTAAACATTTAGATACTGGTGATTTTTTAATTTTAAGTGGAAGTTTAGCAACCAATTTACCTGAAAACTTCTATTCAGAATTAATACAATATTTTTCTCATAAAAAACCTAAAATATTAGTTGATACATCAGGACCTGCACTATTAAAAGCTTTAGAGCATCCTGTATATTTAATTAAACCAAATCAAAGAGAACTTGCTCAACTTGCTGGAAAGGAATTCTTATCTAATATTGAACAAGAAAATTTTGCAAAGGAACTCGTTAATACCGGTAAAGCCAAATATGTTGCAGTGTCTTTAGGAGCAAAAGGTGCTTTTTTAGCATGTAAAGAGGGCGTATTTTATCAGTCTACGCCATCTGTTCAAGTAAAAAGCACAATTGGAGCCGGAGATAGTATGGTTGCTGGTCTTATTTACGGAATTAACAAGGGTTATAAACCAAACGATATCTTAAAAATGGGTGTGGCATGTGGCGTTGCAACTATTATGAGTGAAGGCACTAGTTTAGCAAGTCCAGAAAATATTCAAAAAGCTTTACAATTAATGTCTTCTTAA
- a CDS encoding dodecin family protein — translation MSVLKVIEILGNSTVSFEDAVQNVINEASKSVRNIKSVYIEDMQVTVNNNKIAEYRVNTKVCFGIMED, via the coding sequence ATGTCAGTATTAAAAGTAATAGAAATTTTAGGGAACTCTACAGTTAGTTTTGAAGATGCTGTTCAAAATGTAATTAACGAAGCATCAAAATCTGTTAGAAATATCAAATCTGTTTATATTGAAGATATGCAGGTTACTGTAAATAATAATAAAATAGCAGAATACCGTGTAAATACTAAAGTATGTTTTGGAATTATGGAAGACTAA
- a CDS encoding class I SAM-dependent methyltransferase, with protein sequence MLQTEVFNKNVEAYEAWYDNYPEVFQSEVAAIKEQLLKLPEKITGIEVGLGTGRFSEALGIKEGIEPSEEMAIKAMKRGIEIMKGVAEKLPYSALHFDFVLFVTICHLNNIKTALNEAYRVLKPGGSILIAFLDKEQSIAQQYEEKRYRSTFFQNATYYSVNKVETLLKDAKFKDLEFNQTLFGELDEIKSIQAPKEGYGEGSFVVVKAVKK encoded by the coding sequence ATGTTACAAACAGAAGTATTCAACAAGAATGTGGAAGCTTATGAAGCTTGGTATGATAACTATCCTGAAGTATTCCAATCAGAAGTAGCGGCAATAAAAGAACAACTTTTAAAATTACCTGAAAAAATTACCGGTATAGAAGTAGGTTTAGGTACAGGTCGATTTTCTGAAGCTTTGGGTATAAAAGAAGGTATAGAGCCTTCTGAAGAAATGGCAATAAAAGCCATGAAAAGAGGCATCGAAATTATGAAAGGCGTTGCAGAAAAACTTCCGTATAGTGCTTTACATTTCGATTTTGTACTCTTTGTTACTATTTGTCATTTAAATAATATAAAAACAGCACTAAACGAAGCTTATAGAGTTTTAAAACCTGGAGGTTCTATTCTTATTGCGTTTTTAGATAAAGAGCAATCTATAGCACAGCAATACGAAGAAAAACGCTATAGAAGCACGTTTTTTCAAAATGCTACTTATTACTCAGTTAATAAAGTAGAAACTTTACTTAAAGATGCAAAATTTAAAGATTTAGAATTCAATCAAACATTATTTGGAGAGTTAGACGAAATTAAAAGCATACAGGCTCCCAAAGAGGGTTATGGTGAAGGTTCTTTTGTAGTCGTTAAGGCTGTGAAAAAATGA
- a CDS encoding archease — protein sequence MKIKYLPHTADIRMLIEGETLQKLFMAGVQGMANILKEDICNHTDELKSKIRIKTSALDYTNLLIDFLSDVLSYTYTNKTIYCKIDVITLEKHNIIADVLGVEIEQLDEEIKAVTYHEAEVTKNKNNHWETCVIFDI from the coding sequence ATGAAGATAAAATATCTTCCTCATACTGCAGACATAAGAATGCTTATTGAAGGCGAAACACTTCAAAAGTTATTTATGGCAGGTGTACAAGGAATGGCAAACATCCTTAAAGAAGATATTTGTAACCATACTGATGAATTAAAAAGTAAAATAAGAATTAAAACCAGTGCTTTAGATTATACCAATTTACTCATAGATTTTTTATCTGACGTACTTTCATATACTTATACCAATAAAACTATTTACTGCAAAATAGATGTAATTACTTTAGAAAAACACAATATAATAGCAGACGTTTTAGGTGTAGAAATAGAACAATTAGATGAAGAAATTAAAGCTGTAACCTATCATGAAGCCGAAGTAACTAAGAACAAAAATAACCATTGGGAAACTTGTGTAATCTTTGATATATAA